The following are from one region of the Geoalkalibacter subterraneus genome:
- a CDS encoding CxxxxCH/CxxCH domain c-type cytochrome: MKSRNDSIIAFLGSILIFLWIAMPAHAIEVHNFDCKNCHKLGVSYTDLGNSATNVCLECHKDNPPSVTMLDGTSATPTGLFAPTDASNAMGSYPSGLSEGSGAGAQTSHMWAGRDVKEAAGAQAPSGRVFYGRYGISTGKLTCQRCHDPHSRDATNTKILRLGTNGKEQMCLDCHKPWNLDNTDHGLLTHPVVSDYQAVYDTAPDKYRSPAQVAEAQGEVTLVEGGVSCSSCHGVHFTDSDGTTVDGPAQALSEGDGKLLRADGPKGTDPSALCQACHAYKEHGSGTETVGCLVCHSGHSYNGGTPNYYILRGQAETTTYGVVNSLSYTDLASDLGGTSSTAQLWAGSAGSADGYCERCHGELTSMPGSTRMHIEGEDCNGCHGHNAAGNDYAFGANCTDCHGWPPSTITAGGPDGYAFVSGSRDYSLDANYKPETTTAHLTHAGSVSGYGLACAHCHDDDFATTHNDGNFQNVFSGVSAHSVTSAGGLLSPSYDKTGDGSCSNVYCHSNGGGRNATGTKVLSDYTTQTVSWANTTISSCAACHGNDSITMTDLGNSRAHNAHLDAGYACVICHEQTALDAHNLVSGAESGLHVNGAADVLFANDYELSTGNVLGSGSYGTDGSCAVYCHSDGLGTTATPDWDAPASGACGTCHGNAPESGSHLRHVTDESGPQLTCSACHPTNSDDATHTAHVDGKIDVTDGICDSCHAVDEGETVPVWGNAGTLDCLTCHGGATLSVIGGKTAPDKSLATGSGHNRPTADGPYPVSGNAAAARACLDCHDGSAPGHFDGISGNDARVIEAGAFPADYSLDKNGFCAGCHASILTHQSKDCVACHDPHGTANIEMVHRAQSVQNSKDLSGSGAFSGDVVFTARTGVDSFDELDDGAGANADDICATCHSSANGISHNNREVTGLHSAGDMRGTDCTQCHGHAKNFSPVGTACNQCHGNPPTSGAHEAHALVTLHTDAEDLSDCEACHTGAASYSYDPAGDRTAGYNHSYSVGRKTVLTSAVGYDEATQTCATACHLSSEADGAWADSDGLACDACHYYAANPTSAGNQAYTGPLAAALPLSSRHNAHFDAGTQCADCHGTLEAQGPGLDHNNSKDAVSDADKIRYQGYEYLNPTGTDVQVDDSAFNQGGGSTWLNSAVSNDGGNTCANLDCHNPSGTSYKADWDVDTADCTLCHSATDPTTGAHTKHLGGRDPMYGGNLVCITCHVDNGSDTAHRDGAVSLRQSAYSTCNWCHQGHDSQNYGCLDCHPMVDGDMQRDVSSMWQQTDLIAGNCWVCHESSPSSTAHPIHLSGNSGPGIGTNCNTCHQSNANNSSMSGMLTHMNGTITFVNRATPASPYEAASGTIHQPANDGIHSCDNCHGGSTAANLAKDAWSAGTSVTCASCHGQYDAANSAADGSGVTAPARAGSFDSVGHGRSSGEFPPAQQCVNCHDSTSAHISGVLDDADRLSVSTGGYDFSVAGQKNAYCQDCHINLGGMVVHYGNTRTAGGSSTDALHCATCHDPHGQGGQDAMIRGEIGGLNVTGFTDRSARSSYFTSAAELSGGNYGVCQVCHDSVEVAYFNRAAEDDAGHNPGSVCTGCHVHDSGETAFEADCMGCHGGGLAAENFENFWPDVDSKDPVDWPNRAGAHAQHVITIGDIINGGGPGSATTADKNQSCVFCHPQGAHSGDQAAAPADTYRDGQAGNDDAGDYYLYLLDDPANPGSLFPLDTDGSYTPYNYADRTNQSVNYSTCSNLDCHGNAPYTPQWYGDEVVPGAPAGLSAATHDASGTHVAGETDEPGTVLLTWTAPGDDGQLDGTVYRYDVRWSTAPIDDANFTSANPAGKPPIPQRQGRAQRMVVDGLTPGQNYYFAVRAYDEAGNAGDIAATVSAATAHEDDVVPIFWGIDRVETTLEYSNDGTKTSSALDLSWAAAKDHTLPLDYRIWWSTYNLKTHLSRGGSLPEVETSYTEDGGGGAPTEGGSDYTIYTATTTALRYRVQDLQIGILYNFLVRAEDGASPSNREENLVTLYGMAEAQQPLPTELLVYLADGGTTSAAGGLDPQLDPADPDWAGVSSSTVELWPGNSIAWIAGSAYSVDTKVTGISFDIRVENWNRDPQMLDYELGYADGGGAWVDTLGSISAESVSMGKKARRVVRMPMSHFDGTVPAGHRLAVRVTSDSSNTQDMDIRFGDSTNKGQLLVREQVYNHAPDAVAGLSITEQANGGYLDLSWSASSPNDTGQTVTYDVFGSADAGVTFPYVVAAQTTDTSVTWDTVGDGLTGGSFNCVVRVAVNDGYLHETGMAYPDNYASFATADSASYALDNSLDTEAPAAVSLQVPETRPKQGSVVLAWEAVGNDGYNHGTRASQYDIRYQKTAQGAYDFNTATAAEDPPAPGFSGTAETYELLGLEPDQEYYVAMKVGDEAGNWSPLSNIITTQSGPKYCGICHSTPPDEPAMAGVHAAHGYTLADCAKCHGEEVLDFTVRHQDGQLKLGWGYNVGGDGSRNPTVTANISGETVTYTQNGVVIYEDTDGAGGFNATGTYDEVTGVHGDSGTCMNFTALGNQASGCHGPFTPRWDSGRDGVREEPKCADCHGDHSAARDVDPYGRIWDDNINDAPVPEIQASPPVDNHGYDAGRYVGAHLVHLNSSFRFAKGDSCRLCHKDTMTSGLHADGKPDVAFDIAADYDDEAPAQFTPNASGPGTPGTCASLNPYGCHDTGATWTTNTTAKCNECHGFYGKNYDVAGNSSEIPHVSDGGVVRECTYCHVAGHPQSPDGVSSGDPDALLINNNPAVGISYRSGGIHLRWEIGGRTQLASGDPIDTLAEICWGCHEAQSPVISEWGTNTSAATGNSPYDYGTLNQSSWVGAVWSSAYGQSSGDPFYYKRGQIQSIHTTNPDGTSAVSWNADGGRYDETVDPVAKIRCSNCHDVHDSNLAPGDEMSGAPYLRGTWMGNPYEEDGAPWNKTYSLPSFSPSGAASNKYGRVPRGGSAYGELGGYYIDQNNVVPGTGATTQTSAQFPTTGWTLENSAGLCVLCHGSNVDNMDQASGENLWLGTNGHSNSAIGADFVNAANIFDYSHGRPAPNVNTFGGKGRPDSSYTSIVPDMGFVSQGADSLAGGGYRGTYSESGGYSPSMTEYYAYGFNDYDWGASVDSTSIDVMYHQFSCSKCHNPHASRLPKLMITNCLDIRHNTWDDAQSSSQTKYTDSSLDNVDRNKRAAYYASAQNCHRYDDSRSTQQLKGGWNKVTPWMKDNLNEVVHP, translated from the coding sequence TTGAAGAGCCGGAATGACAGCATCATCGCTTTTTTGGGGTCGATCCTGATTTTTCTGTGGATCGCCATGCCGGCGCATGCGATCGAAGTGCATAATTTCGACTGCAAGAACTGCCATAAGTTGGGTGTTTCCTACACAGATCTGGGTAACTCTGCTACCAATGTCTGCCTGGAGTGCCATAAAGACAACCCTCCTTCGGTCACCATGCTTGATGGGACCAGTGCCACCCCTACAGGGCTGTTCGCGCCCACCGATGCCAGCAATGCCATGGGATCCTATCCCTCCGGTCTGTCGGAGGGCAGTGGTGCCGGCGCTCAGACCTCCCACATGTGGGCAGGGCGCGATGTTAAGGAAGCGGCCGGTGCACAGGCGCCGAGTGGTCGCGTATTTTACGGCCGCTATGGGATTTCAACCGGCAAACTGACCTGCCAGCGCTGTCACGACCCCCACAGCCGCGACGCCACCAATACCAAGATTCTTCGCCTGGGCACAAACGGCAAAGAGCAGATGTGTCTCGACTGCCATAAACCCTGGAACCTCGACAACACCGATCATGGCCTTTTGACGCATCCCGTCGTTTCAGACTACCAGGCGGTGTACGATACCGCGCCGGATAAATACAGGAGTCCGGCGCAGGTGGCAGAAGCGCAGGGCGAAGTGACCCTGGTGGAGGGCGGAGTTTCGTGCTCATCCTGTCATGGTGTGCATTTTACCGATTCCGACGGCACCACCGTTGATGGTCCCGCCCAGGCTTTGAGTGAGGGGGACGGAAAACTTCTGCGTGCCGATGGCCCTAAAGGAACCGACCCCTCTGCCCTGTGCCAGGCTTGCCATGCCTATAAAGAACATGGCAGCGGGACTGAAACTGTCGGTTGCCTGGTGTGTCACAGCGGCCATTCCTACAACGGCGGGACCCCCAATTACTATATCCTGCGGGGACAGGCTGAAACTACGACTTACGGGGTCGTCAATTCGCTCTCCTACACCGACCTGGCAAGCGACCTGGGCGGCACTTCAAGCACGGCGCAATTGTGGGCCGGCAGCGCCGGCAGCGCAGACGGTTACTGTGAACGCTGTCACGGTGAGTTGACCAGCATGCCTGGCAGCACCCGTATGCATATCGAGGGCGAGGACTGCAACGGCTGTCATGGGCACAATGCGGCGGGCAATGATTACGCCTTCGGTGCCAATTGCACCGACTGTCATGGGTGGCCGCCTTCCACCATAACCGCGGGCGGACCTGACGGCTACGCCTTTGTCTCCGGAAGCCGAGATTACAGCCTTGACGCGAACTACAAACCGGAAACCACCACCGCCCATCTGACTCATGCCGGCTCCGTCAGCGGTTACGGACTGGCCTGCGCTCACTGCCACGACGATGATTTCGCCACGACTCATAACGATGGCAATTTCCAGAATGTGTTCAGCGGTGTCAGCGCCCATTCCGTCACCAGTGCCGGTGGCCTGCTTTCGCCGAGCTATGATAAGACGGGGGATGGAAGCTGCAGCAACGTCTATTGCCACAGCAACGGCGGCGGGCGCAATGCCACCGGCACCAAGGTCCTGAGCGACTACACCACTCAGACCGTCTCCTGGGCCAATACCACGATCAGCAGCTGCGCAGCCTGTCATGGTAATGACTCCATAACCATGACAGACCTTGGCAATTCAAGGGCGCATAATGCTCATCTCGACGCCGGCTACGCCTGTGTCATCTGCCACGAACAGACTGCCCTCGACGCTCATAACCTGGTCAGTGGCGCTGAGTCGGGCCTGCATGTCAACGGTGCGGCGGATGTCCTTTTCGCCAACGATTACGAATTGAGCACAGGCAATGTCCTCGGGTCGGGATCCTATGGCACGGACGGCAGCTGCGCGGTGTACTGTCATTCCGACGGCCTCGGCACAACCGCGACTCCCGATTGGGACGCTCCCGCCAGCGGCGCCTGCGGCACTTGCCATGGCAACGCTCCGGAGAGCGGCTCCCATCTCCGCCACGTGACCGATGAAAGCGGTCCGCAGCTGACCTGCAGCGCCTGTCATCCGACAAACTCTGATGACGCGACCCACACGGCACATGTCGACGGCAAGATCGATGTCACTGACGGCATCTGTGACAGCTGCCATGCGGTGGATGAAGGTGAAACTGTTCCTGTATGGGGGAATGCCGGCACCCTGGATTGCCTGACCTGCCATGGCGGTGCGACCCTCTCCGTGATTGGCGGGAAGACGGCCCCTGACAAATCGCTGGCCACGGGCAGCGGGCACAACCGCCCGACCGCCGACGGACCCTATCCCGTATCCGGCAATGCCGCGGCCGCGCGGGCCTGCCTCGACTGTCACGACGGCAGCGCGCCCGGGCATTTCGACGGCATCAGCGGCAACGACGCAAGAGTGATCGAGGCAGGCGCATTCCCAGCGGATTACAGTCTCGACAAAAACGGTTTCTGTGCAGGGTGTCACGCCTCGATCCTGACCCATCAGAGTAAAGATTGCGTGGCCTGCCACGATCCGCACGGTACCGCCAATATCGAGATGGTTCATCGCGCGCAATCCGTGCAGAACAGCAAGGATCTCAGCGGTAGCGGCGCGTTCAGCGGGGACGTTGTCTTTACGGCACGCACGGGCGTCGATTCCTTCGACGAACTCGATGACGGCGCCGGCGCCAACGCCGATGATATCTGCGCCACCTGTCACAGCAGCGCCAACGGCATCAGCCACAACAACCGCGAAGTGACCGGGCTGCACAGCGCCGGCGACATGCGCGGGACCGACTGCACCCAGTGCCACGGTCACGCAAAGAATTTCAGCCCGGTGGGGACCGCCTGCAACCAGTGCCATGGCAATCCCCCGACCAGCGGCGCCCACGAGGCTCATGCGCTGGTAACCCTTCACACCGATGCAGAAGATCTCAGCGATTGCGAGGCCTGCCACACCGGCGCGGCATCCTACAGCTACGATCCGGCCGGTGATCGCACCGCCGGATACAATCACAGCTATTCAGTTGGGCGCAAGACAGTTCTGACCTCGGCGGTGGGCTATGATGAGGCGACTCAGACCTGCGCGACGGCCTGCCATCTTTCAAGTGAGGCCGACGGTGCCTGGGCCGACTCCGACGGACTGGCCTGCGACGCCTGCCATTACTATGCGGCAAATCCCACTTCGGCTGGCAATCAGGCCTACACTGGCCCCCTGGCCGCAGCTCTGCCACTGAGTTCCCGGCACAACGCCCATTTCGACGCCGGAACCCAGTGCGCCGATTGTCATGGCACGCTCGAAGCCCAGGGACCGGGGCTCGATCACAACAACAGCAAGGATGCGGTCAGCGACGCGGACAAGATCCGCTACCAGGGATATGAATATCTCAATCCCACCGGCACCGATGTGCAGGTCGATGACAGCGCCTTCAACCAGGGCGGCGGCAGCACCTGGCTCAACAGCGCCGTGAGCAATGACGGCGGCAATACCTGCGCCAACCTCGACTGCCACAATCCATCAGGCACAAGCTACAAGGCCGACTGGGATGTCGACACCGCCGACTGCACCCTGTGTCACAGCGCAACCGACCCGACCACCGGCGCGCATACCAAGCACCTGGGTGGTCGCGATCCCATGTATGGCGGTAATTTGGTCTGCATCACCTGCCATGTGGACAATGGCTCCGATACGGCTCACCGAGATGGAGCTGTTAGCCTGAGGCAGTCGGCGTATTCGACGTGTAACTGGTGTCACCAAGGTCATGATTCACAAAATTATGGATGTTTAGACTGCCATCCGATGGTTGACGGCGACATGCAGCGGGATGTGTCGAGTATGTGGCAGCAGACTGACTTGATTGCAGGAAACTGCTGGGTCTGCCACGAATCATCTCCTTCTTCCACGGCGCATCCGATACATCTTTCGGGAAATTCCGGGCCAGGGATTGGTACCAACTGCAACACATGCCACCAGTCCAATGCGAACAACAGTTCCATGAGCGGCATGCTAACCCATATGAACGGCACAATCACATTTGTCAATCGTGCGACACCGGCTTCACCTTATGAAGCTGCCTCCGGTACCATCCACCAGCCCGCCAATGACGGGATCCACAGTTGCGACAACTGCCACGGTGGCTCAACAGCGGCTAATCTGGCCAAGGATGCCTGGAGTGCAGGAACGTCGGTGACCTGTGCCAGTTGTCACGGCCAATACGACGCCGCCAACAGCGCCGCCGACGGCAGCGGAGTGACTGCCCCGGCGCGGGCGGGCTCCTTCGACAGCGTCGGTCACGGGCGGAGCAGCGGCGAGTTCCCGCCGGCACAACAGTGTGTCAACTGTCATGACAGTACTTCCGCCCATATCAGTGGCGTGCTTGATGATGCCGACCGGCTCTCAGTCAGTACGGGAGGATACGACTTTTCTGTGGCAGGGCAGAAAAACGCCTATTGCCAGGATTGTCACATCAACCTGGGCGGGATGGTGGTTCATTACGGCAACACCCGGACCGCTGGTGGCAGCAGCACCGACGCCCTTCACTGCGCCACCTGTCACGACCCTCACGGCCAGGGCGGCCAGGATGCCATGATCCGCGGAGAGATCGGTGGACTTAACGTCACCGGCTTTACCGATCGCAGCGCCCGCAGCAGCTACTTTACCTCCGCTGCTGAACTGAGCGGGGGCAATTACGGTGTATGCCAGGTGTGCCATGACAGCGTCGAGGTGGCTTATTTCAACCGCGCGGCCGAAGACGATGCCGGTCACAATCCGGGATCGGTCTGTACCGGATGCCATGTTCACGACAGCGGCGAAACAGCATTTGAAGCGGATTGCATGGGATGCCATGGCGGCGGACTTGCCGCGGAAAACTTTGAGAATTTCTGGCCCGATGTCGACAGCAAGGATCCGGTCGACTGGCCCAACCGCGCCGGTGCCCATGCACAGCATGTTATTACCATCGGCGATATCATCAATGGCGGCGGTCCCGGCAGCGCCACCACCGCCGACAAGAACCAGTCCTGCGTTTTCTGCCATCCGCAGGGGGCGCACAGCGGCGACCAGGCCGCAGCGCCGGCCGACACCTATCGCGACGGCCAGGCCGGCAACGATGATGCTGGAGATTACTACCTCTACCTGCTGGATGATCCGGCCAACCCGGGCAGCCTGTTTCCGTTGGACACCGATGGCAGCTATACACCCTATAATTATGCCGATCGCACCAACCAGAGCGTCAATTACAGCACCTGCAGCAATCTCGACTGCCATGGCAACGCCCCCTATACCCCGCAATGGTACGGGGACGAGGTTGTTCCGGGGGCACCTGCCGGCCTGAGCGCGGCCACCCATGATGCCAGTGGAACCCATGTGGCGGGTGAGACGGATGAACCCGGCACGGTGCTGCTGACCTGGACGGCTCCCGGGGATGACGGACAGCTCGACGGGACGGTGTATCGCTACGATGTGCGCTGGAGCACTGCACCGATCGATGACGCCAACTTCACTTCCGCCAACCCGGCCGGGAAGCCCCCCATTCCTCAACGCCAGGGGCGTGCCCAACGCATGGTGGTCGACGGCTTGACGCCAGGCCAGAACTATTATTTTGCAGTGCGGGCCTACGATGAAGCGGGGAATGCAGGGGATATTGCGGCGACGGTATCTGCAGCGACGGCCCACGAAGACGACGTTGTGCCGATCTTCTGGGGTATCGATCGCGTTGAAACGACCCTGGAATACAGCAATGACGGCACAAAGACCTCTTCCGCTCTTGACCTGAGCTGGGCGGCGGCCAAGGACCATACGCTGCCTCTCGATTATCGCATCTGGTGGAGCACCTATAATCTCAAGACGCATCTTTCGCGCGGCGGCTCTCTGCCCGAGGTAGAAACCTCCTATACCGAGGATGGCGGCGGAGGCGCACCGACGGAAGGCGGCAGCGACTACACCATTTACACGGCCACAACCACCGCATTGCGCTATCGGGTTCAGGATCTGCAGATCGGCATCCTCTACAATTTCCTGGTGCGGGCCGAGGATGGGGCTTCCCCCTCCAATCGGGAAGAAAATCTTGTGACTCTCTACGGCATGGCGGAAGCGCAGCAGCCGTTGCCGACCGAACTGCTTGTTTACCTGGCAGACGGCGGCACGACTAGTGCCGCCGGGGGGCTGGATCCTCAACTCGATCCTGCCGATCCGGACTGGGCCGGTGTTTCATCTTCAACTGTTGAACTGTGGCCCGGCAATTCCATTGCCTGGATTGCCGGCAGCGCCTACAGCGTCGATACCAAGGTGACCGGCATCAGTTTTGACATCCGTGTCGAAAACTGGAATCGTGACCCACAGATGCTCGATTACGAATTAGGCTATGCCGATGGCGGCGGTGCATGGGTCGATACCCTTGGTTCAATTTCTGCGGAATCGGTCAGCATGGGGAAAAAGGCCCGTCGCGTGGTGCGGATGCCTATGTCGCATTTTGACGGAACCGTTCCTGCCGGACATCGACTGGCCGTGCGCGTGACTTCCGATTCAAGCAACACCCAGGATATGGATATCCGGTTTGGCGATTCTACCAACAAAGGGCAGCTTCTGGTGCGAGAGCAGGTTTACAATCATGCGCCTGATGCCGTTGCCGGTCTGTCGATTACCGAACAGGCCAATGGGGGGTATCTGGATCTCAGTTGGAGCGCATCCAGCCCCAACGACACGGGACAGACCGTAACTTACGATGTCTTCGGCTCCGCCGATGCCGGCGTGACCTTCCCGTATGTGGTCGCCGCGCAAACGACAGACACCTCAGTGACCTGGGATACGGTGGGAGACGGTCTGACCGGCGGCAGCTTCAACTGCGTGGTCCGCGTGGCGGTCAACGACGGTTATCTGCACGAAACCGGCATGGCTTACCCGGATAATTATGCCAGTTTTGCAACCGCCGACAGCGCATCCTATGCCCTTGACAACAGCCTCGATACGGAAGCCCCGGCCGCAGTGTCTCTGCAGGTCCCCGAGACGCGACCGAAGCAGGGTTCCGTTGTGCTGGCCTGGGAGGCGGTGGGCAACGACGGCTACAATCACGGCACCCGCGCCTCGCAGTATGACATTCGTTACCAGAAGACGGCGCAGGGCGCCTACGACTTCAATACGGCGACTGCGGCTGAAGACCCACCGGCTCCCGGTTTCAGCGGCACGGCGGAAACTTATGAACTGCTGGGGCTGGAGCCCGACCAGGAATACTACGTGGCCATGAAGGTGGGTGACGAAGCGGGCAACTGGTCGCCGCTCTCCAACATCATCACCACCCAGAGCGGACCGAAATACTGCGGTATCTGCCATTCGACCCCGCCGGACGAACCGGCCATGGCCGGTGTGCATGCCGCCCACGGTTATACACTGGCGGATTGCGCCAAATGCCATGGAGAGGAGGTTCTCGACTTCACTGTGCGTCACCAGGACGGGCAACTCAAGCTCGGCTGGGGGTACAATGTCGGCGGCGACGGCTCGCGCAACCCGACGGTGACGGCCAATATCTCGGGCGAAACCGTCACGTACACCCAGAACGGCGTGGTGATCTATGAGGATACGGACGGTGCGGGCGGGTTCAATGCCACCGGCACTTATGACGAGGTCACAGGCGTGCATGGCGACAGCGGCACCTGCATGAATTTCACCGCTCTCGGCAACCAGGCATCCGGGTGTCATGGACCCTTCACTCCGCGTTGGGATAGCGGTCGCGACGGCGTTAGAGAAGAGCCGAAGTGCGCCGATTGTCATGGGGATCACAGCGCAGCACGCGATGTGGATCCTTACGGTCGCATCTGGGATGACAATATCAACGACGCGCCGGTTCCGGAAATTCAGGCTTCCCCGCCGGTGGATAATCACGGCTATGACGCCGGCCGTTATGTCGGTGCGCACCTGGTGCATCTCAATTCGTCCTTCCGCTTCGCAAAGGGGGATTCCTGTCGCCTTTGTCACAAGGACACCATGACCTCCGGGTTGCACGCGGACGGCAAGCCGGATGTGGCTTTCGACATCGCAGCGGACTACGATGATGAGGCCCCTGCGCAGTTTACCCCCAATGCCTCGGGGCCGGGCACGCCGGGCACCTGTGCCAGCCTCAATCCTTACGGCTGTCACGATACGGGTGCGACCTGGACCACCAATACCACCGCCAAGTGCAACGAGTGTCACGGTTTCTACGGGAAAAATTATGATGTCGCCGGCAACAGCAGCGAAATCCCCCACGTCAGTGACGGCGGAGTGGTGCGCGAATGCACCTACTGTCACGTGGCCGGGCATCCCCAGTCGCCTGACGGTGTCAGCTCCGGGGACCCCGACGCGCTGCTGATCAACAACAATCCCGCAGTCGGGATCAGTTACCGCTCCGGCGGTATCCATCTGCGCTGGGAAATCGGCGGTCGCACTCAGCTGGCGAGCGGCGACCCCATCGACACTCTGGCCGAGATCTGCTGGGGCTGTCATGAAGCGCAAAGTCCGGTGATTTCCGAGTGGGGCACCAATACCTCCGCCGCTACCGGCAACAGCCCCTATGATTACGGCACCCTCAACCAGAGTTCCTGGGTCGGTGCGGTATGGTCGAGCGCCTATGGACAATCGTCGGGAGACCCCTTTTATTACAAGCGGGGGCAGATCCAGTCGATTCATACCACCAACCCCGACGGAACTTCCGCAGTGAGCTGGAATGCCGATGGCGGGCGCTATGACGAGACGGTCGACCCGGTAGCGAAGATCCGCTGCTCCAACTGCCATGATGTGCATGACAGCAACCTGGCGCCCGGCGACGAGATGAGCGGCGCCCCCTATCTGCGCGGCACGTGGATGGGCAATCCCTATGAAGAAGATGGTGCGCCCTGGAACAAGACCTATTCGCTTCCTTCTTTCAGCCCTTCCGGTGCTGCAAGCAATAAATACGGGCGTGTTCCGCGCGGCGGATCGGCATACGGGGAGTTGGGCGGCTATTATATCGACCAGAACAATGTCGTGCCGGGGACCGGCGCCACAACACAGACCTCGGCTCAGTTCCCGACGACCGGGTGGACCCTTGAAAATTCAGCCGGCCTTTGCGTTCTGTGCCATGGCTCCAATGTCGACAACATGGATCAGGCGAGCGGAGAGAATCTGTGGCTGGGCACCAATGGCCACAGCAACTCCGCTATTGGAGCAGACTTTGTCAACGCCGCCAACATCTTCGATTATAGTCACGGGCGGCCTGCGCCGAATGTCAATACCTTTGGCGGAAAGGGGCGTCCCGACAGCAGCTACACCAGTATTGTTCCTGATATGGGGTTCGTCAGCCAGGGCGCCGACTCATTAGCGGGAGGAGGCTATCGTGGCACCTATTCGGAATCAGGTGGATACAGCCCCAGCATGACGGAATATTATGCCTATGGATTCAATGACTATGACTGGGGAGCCTCGGTCGATAGCACAAGTATCGATGTCATGTACCATCAGTTCTCCTGCTCCAAGTGCCATAACCCGCACGCCTCGCGGCTGCCGAAGCTGATGATCACCAACTGCCTCGACATCCGCCACAACACCTGGGATGACGCCCAGTCCAGCTCTCAGACGAAGTACACGGATTCCAGCCTGGACAACGTGGATCGTAATAAGCGGGCGGCCTACTATGCTTCGGCGCAGAACTGCCACCGCTACGACGACAGCCGCTCCACGCAACAGCTCAAGGGAGGATGGAACAAGGTGACGCCCTGGATGAAGGACAATCTGAATGAGGTGGTGCATCCCTAG
- a CDS encoding Ig-like domain-containing protein has product MRHLLSFFLLLLISPLLSHAELPPQGTVVGQVAFDTHKPLRGVAALWDVASGKVPDPRKYILIPAAVVPLSAEGRFELKATPGEYYLGAIVRTTSGPVVAPPRPGDRVMMSPDAQGGALKVHIKAGQTLDVGLHRDGWVYEGFASESELALTGVVRDVNGKPVQGVLVFAFADAAMSTQPVAVSDRSGEDGVYFLRLNSSRPVFLRARESYGGGPLAGGGYVGVYGGHEPQAVKPPEKGRVSGLDIEVLSLPSAGNRGQGRPEAPSQ; this is encoded by the coding sequence ATGCGGCATCTTTTATCTTTTTTCCTGCTTTTATTGATATCCCCACTGCTTTCGCACGCGGAACTGCCCCCTCAGGGTACGGTAGTGGGCCAGGTCGCTTTTGACACGCACAAACCGCTGCGCGGCGTAGCTGCCCTGTGGGATGTGGCTTCGGGCAAGGTTCCTGATCCCCGCAAGTATATTCTTATTCCCGCGGCGGTTGTGCCTCTCTCTGCCGAGGGGCGCTTTGAATTGAAAGCGACTCCGGGCGAGTATTACCTGGGCGCCATTGTGCGCACTACTTCAGGCCCCGTTGTTGCCCCCCCCCGGCCAGGTGATCGTGTCATGATGAGTCCCGACGCGCAGGGGGGGGCACTCAAAGTCCACATCAAAGCCGGGCAGACGCTGGATGTGGGTCTACATCGGGACGGGTGGGTTTACGAAGGATTCGCGTCCGAGTCAGAGTTGGCGCTGACTGGTGTCGTGCGCGATGTAAACGGTAAGCCAGTCCAAGGGGTGCTGGTTTTCGCTTTTGCCGATGCTGCCATGTCTACGCAGCCGGTGGCGGTTTCCGACCGCAGCGGAGAGGACGGCGTTTACTTTCTACGGCTCAACAGCTCAAGGCCGGTTTTTCTTCGAGCCCGGGAGTCCTACGGCGGCGGTCCGCTGGCGGGCGGTGGTTATGTGGGCGTTTACGGAGGTCACGAACCGCAGGCGGTCAAGCCGCCGGAAAAAGGTCGGGTGTCGGGGCTCGATATCGAAGTGCTGAGTCTCCCGTCCGCCGGGAACCGTGGACAGGGCCGGCCGGAGGCTCCCTCTCAATAA